A portion of the uncultured Bacteroides sp. genome contains these proteins:
- a CDS encoding metallophosphoesterase: MKNIFLNFISLFILSLLSSCAQAPKETKKEQSIESFTFAYFTDVHLNKDNRGDGNEGLRMALADAKKKKVDLILFGGDNVDADALGDAEQTADSLHKRFKNIVDECGLPTHFTIGNHDRYYRNNGKVDSLGFELFEKHFGPSHQSFTHKGVHFITLNSLYPTAKGSYSVNREQLEWLKKDLAEAGKEMPVVVSIHVPMLSLYYPVVEGNFKGEDMISNTKEVFEVLNAYNVKLILQGHQHIYEQIQERNRWFVTAGAVSAYWWGGPFLETKEGYLLVHVDDKANFSWEYVDYGWKAKKTAKR; this comes from the coding sequence ATGAAAAATATCTTTCTTAATTTTATATCCTTATTCATTCTGTCTTTATTGAGTAGTTGTGCACAGGCTCCTAAAGAAACAAAAAAGGAGCAATCAATAGAGAGCTTTACCTTCGCTTATTTTACAGATGTTCATCTAAATAAAGATAATCGGGGAGATGGCAATGAAGGGCTTCGTATGGCATTAGCGGATGCTAAGAAAAAGAAGGTGGATTTGATCCTTTTCGGAGGTGACAATGTGGATGCAGATGCATTGGGCGATGCTGAGCAAACGGCGGATTCTTTGCATAAGCGCTTTAAGAATATTGTAGATGAATGTGGATTGCCTACTCACTTCACGATAGGTAATCATGATCGCTACTATCGGAACAATGGAAAGGTGGATTCGCTCGGATTTGAGTTATTTGAGAAACACTTTGGCCCTTCACATCAGTCATTCACTCATAAAGGAGTGCATTTTATTACACTGAATAGTCTTTATCCAACTGCAAAAGGCTCTTATTCTGTTAATCGCGAGCAGTTGGAGTGGTTGAAGAAAGACTTAGCAGAGGCGGGTAAAGAAATGCCTGTTGTTGTTTCTATACATGTGCCGATGCTTTCTTTATACTATCCGGTGGTAGAAGGTAACTTCAAAGGAGAAGATATGATTTCTAACACGAAAGAGGTCTTCGAAGTTCTGAATGCTTATAATGTGAAACTGATTCTTCAAGGTCATCAGCATATCTATGAACAAATACAGGAACGTAACCGCTGGTTCGTAACCGCCGGAGCAGTTTCTGCTTATTGGTGGGGTGGACCTTTCCTTGAAACGAAAGAAGGATATTTATTGGTTCATGTAGACGACAAGGCAAACTTTAGCTGGGAATATGTGGACTACGGATGGAAAGCTAAAAAGACGGCTAAACGCTAA
- a CDS encoding FecR domain-containing protein — protein sequence MMRMNFTQKEKKKYLKELSTIYYRSLVGKATEREMKIAEKFSPYLIKKLKMDFPLETLDVDGEEKEAQEMWNRIAGRLHLDCALPETEAAYSEEDYRRAYEEELKKTEPKERKLAVHRPVWIGYAAAVALITVLLGGSLFFYQNDHKMMDGVAAEVKARYTATNSINSYTLEDGTVADMNRDSELKIAKSFGGETRSVTMEGQVFFHVAKNPKKPFIITTQGVNVTVRGTSFEVMSYEEIEDKQVTVSTGRVEVTNSQSGELLAVLTPGMQLIYNTRTGEHELKNVNAADVTAWRTGKLVLHNASVAELRLRLRQYFGKVLVIEQDALHEDARITSTFNYEDVTIDNVMNRICALFGAKCKIESNRVVLSVNKI from the coding sequence ATGATGAGAATGAACTTCACTCAGAAAGAGAAGAAAAAGTATTTAAAAGAGCTTTCAACTATTTATTATCGATCTCTGGTCGGGAAGGCTACGGAGCGTGAAATGAAAATTGCAGAGAAATTCAGTCCTTACCTTATTAAGAAGTTGAAAATGGATTTTCCCCTAGAAACTTTGGATGTGGACGGGGAAGAGAAAGAAGCGCAGGAGATGTGGAATAGGATAGCAGGCCGATTGCATCTGGATTGTGCGCTCCCCGAGACTGAAGCTGCTTACTCGGAGGAAGATTATCGGAGAGCATATGAAGAGGAATTGAAAAAGACGGAGCCGAAAGAGAGGAAGCTAGCTGTTCATCGCCCAGTTTGGATCGGATATGCGGCGGCTGTTGCGTTGATAACAGTGTTGCTTGGAGGCTCTCTCTTCTTCTATCAAAATGATCATAAGATGATGGATGGGGTGGCTGCAGAGGTAAAAGCAAGATATACTGCTACTAACAGCATCAATAGTTATACACTTGAGGATGGTACTGTGGCTGACATGAATAGGGATAGCGAGTTGAAGATTGCAAAGAGTTTTGGCGGAGAAACACGTTCGGTGACAATGGAAGGGCAAGTCTTTTTTCATGTGGCTAAAAACCCTAAGAAACCTTTTATTATCACCACACAGGGCGTGAATGTGACTGTACGGGGAACTTCCTTTGAGGTAATGTCTTATGAAGAGATTGAAGATAAACAGGTGACGGTGAGCACAGGACGTGTGGAGGTAACCAATTCTCAAAGTGGAGAATTACTTGCAGTGCTCACGCCGGGCATGCAATTGATCTACAACACTCGCACCGGCGAACATGAATTGAAAAACGTGAATGCTGCAGACGTAACAGCATGGCGTACAGGTAAACTGGTGCTTCACAATGCATCTGTTGCCGAGTTGAGGCTGCGTTTAAGGCAGTATTTCGGAAAGGTGTTGGTGATAGAACAGGATGCATTGCACGAGGATGCGAGAATCACCTCTACATTCAACTATGAAGATGTAACGATAGACAATGTGATGAACAGAATTTGTGCCTTGTTTGGTGCGAAGTGTAAAATAGAAAGCAACCGGGTTGTATTATCGGTGAACAAGATATAA
- a CDS encoding sigma-70 family RNA polymerase sigma factor: protein MKLEKATMKTDQDLLDKIEKKDEQAFSLFYKRHSTFIAKRIRILARDEENANDIIQEFWLRFWEKPTMLKTNDKGMAFNFLYSFLFTFVLLMQRIHAKHEDKTVSLEELSTLPDNYQYSHVLEEVELAELERFIDSLVDDLSPTDHVIYDMYQQNQPFDEIARKVTLSEDRVRNLFTRITKTLRKEIKEKYLSFF from the coding sequence ATGAAATTAGAGAAAGCTACAATGAAGACAGATCAAGACCTTTTAGATAAAATTGAAAAGAAGGACGAACAGGCATTTAGTCTTTTCTATAAACGCCATTCCACCTTCATTGCCAAACGAATCAGGATATTAGCGAGAGACGAAGAGAATGCCAACGACATCATACAAGAATTTTGGTTGCGTTTTTGGGAGAAACCCACCATGCTAAAGACCAACGACAAAGGAATGGCCTTCAATTTTCTCTATAGCTTCCTCTTCACATTCGTGTTGCTCATGCAGCGCATTCATGCAAAACACGAAGATAAAACGGTCAGTCTGGAAGAATTAAGCACTCTTCCGGATAACTATCAATACTCGCACGTATTAGAAGAAGTAGAACTGGCTGAACTTGAGAGGTTTATAGATAGTCTCGTAGACGATCTCTCACCCACGGATCATGTTATCTACGACATGTATCAGCAAAACCAACCCTTCGATGAAATAGCCCGAAAAGTTACTCTTTCCGAAGACAGGGTGCGCAATCTTTTCACCCGAATAACCAAGACCTTGCGTAAAGAGATAAAAGAGAAATACCTCTCTTTCTTTTGA
- a CDS encoding SusC/RagA family TonB-linked outer membrane protein, which produces MKKKNKQIGLRTILLLAGVLLLMPCHAEGLTDGRKEAFNTCINKIAKKYRVDITYDESKTKSVQVTPVNEKNSTTVETALASTLSTTGFSYRKLSNNSYVIVESRKSGNAVTSKPVARKVNGTVTTVTGEPMIGVTVIEKGTNNGTVTDVDGHFSLVLKGADGVVDVSFVGYFSKSIRLTGNDKITLQENTKMLNEVVVTALGISRETKSLGYSVQKLDGSAIQESHESNFVNALSNKIAGVQVTSSSGGIGASSSIQIRGQNFVGGYNYNNSPLFVVDGVPISNNNEQSTRNFSGRQDYNNPNFTSGENEVDYSNAASEVNQEDIESVTVLKGPNASALYGARAANGVILITTKSGKGQKGLGISVNSGISFETPLRLPEFQNSFGQGIEGKYAYVDGAGGGVNDKELANWGPALNGQLITQFDSPLDKLGVRTATPFVSQGSQLKDFLQVGHTINNNVTLSNVSDKLNYRFSYTNSQQKGIVPNTDLTKNTIGLNSGYQILPGIRVDATVNYVHTNSDNRASTGAKNEDNIMKIFLYMPRNVSLNSLKQQWRSGYEGIAQNTPVGNNTFTGLNNPYFVAYNNLNGNTRDRVYGSAKVTLELLKGLSLQLRSGLDFYSDKRTMRHANTSASYFNGYYQEDDINFLETNNDFLLTYKLPAEFIPEFGMNVSFGGNLMSQTARRLGVIAPELTIPNVYNLSNNAKPLIGGNTLTRKKVNSWYGTTQFSYKNGLFLDLTGRYDYSSALPKENNSYFYPSASLSAVLTDLFPAMKSKAVPFVKLRTSTSMVRRDLEPYQTSANYVISQGWGGSSVATANNNYPNSNIKPEKVVSYEFGGDFRFLDNRLSVDVTYYNSTTTDLIIPITLNPSGGYDTKLMNVGKMTNKGLELMVNVTPVRTEDFRWDVTFNFSKNKNKVVSLAEDQGITRIRQIERWASLELRTSNTKGDGSYGSLYGDYLIYKDGQLQLKNGLPMEENGDWGLLGNVNPDWTGGLGTELKYKNWSFSALLGIQEGGSVYSRTYIEGMRAGTLKESLALRDENGTGTIVADGIDVNTGLKNTIAVPVRQYVKAYYDNDMIATFDASYIKLRELKLGYKLPRKWLSATPFQNVSLSAYGRNLFLWTDVPNIDPEVASYDGQLKGIETMATPSTKSFGFNINITL; this is translated from the coding sequence ATGAAAAAGAAAAATAAGCAAATAGGCTTAAGGACGATTCTGCTCTTGGCAGGAGTACTATTGTTGATGCCTTGCCATGCGGAGGGATTAACGGACGGGAGAAAAGAGGCATTTAACACATGCATCAATAAAATCGCAAAGAAATATCGGGTCGATATTACGTATGATGAAAGTAAGACAAAGTCGGTTCAGGTGACGCCTGTAAACGAAAAGAACAGCACTACGGTGGAGACTGCTCTGGCTAGTACTCTTTCAACTACGGGTTTCTCTTATCGCAAGCTTTCGAATAATTCTTATGTCATTGTAGAAAGTAGAAAAAGTGGCAATGCGGTGACTTCTAAGCCTGTAGCTAGAAAGGTGAACGGAACGGTGACTACTGTTACGGGCGAACCGATGATAGGGGTTACTGTGATAGAGAAAGGTACCAATAATGGAACGGTAACGGATGTAGACGGACATTTCTCTCTGGTGTTGAAAGGTGCAGACGGAGTGGTGGACGTTTCCTTTGTGGGTTACTTCTCCAAAAGTATCCGCCTGACAGGCAATGATAAAATAACGCTTCAGGAGAACACAAAGATGCTGAATGAAGTGGTGGTAACAGCACTTGGCATCAGTCGTGAAACGAAGTCATTGGGATATTCCGTTCAAAAACTTGATGGCAGCGCCATTCAGGAATCGCACGAAAGCAACTTTGTGAATGCCCTGAGTAATAAGATTGCAGGTGTGCAGGTTACCAGCTCTTCGGGTGGCATCGGCGCCTCATCGTCCATCCAGATAAGGGGACAAAACTTTGTGGGTGGATACAACTATAACAACTCTCCACTGTTTGTGGTAGACGGAGTGCCTATCAGTAACAACAACGAACAGTCTACCCGCAACTTTAGTGGCAGACAGGATTATAACAATCCGAACTTTACTTCCGGAGAGAATGAAGTGGACTATAGCAATGCAGCTTCCGAAGTGAATCAGGAAGATATCGAAAGTGTGACTGTTTTGAAAGGCCCTAACGCATCGGCGCTTTATGGTGCGCGTGCTGCCAATGGGGTGATCTTGATAACGACTAAATCGGGTAAAGGACAAAAAGGATTAGGTATCTCTGTCAACTCGGGTATCTCTTTTGAAACGCCTTTGCGTTTACCGGAATTTCAGAATTCATTTGGACAAGGTATTGAAGGGAAATATGCGTATGTAGATGGTGCCGGTGGAGGCGTAAACGATAAGGAATTGGCTAACTGGGGTCCTGCTCTCAATGGACAACTGATAACACAGTTTGACTCTCCTTTGGATAAGTTGGGTGTGCGTACTGCTACGCCTTTTGTATCGCAAGGTAGTCAGTTGAAAGACTTCTTGCAGGTGGGACATACGATCAATAACAATGTTACGTTGAGTAATGTGAGCGATAAATTGAATTATCGTTTCTCTTACACCAATAGCCAGCAAAAGGGTATTGTGCCCAATACAGACTTGACGAAGAATACGATTGGGTTGAATTCTGGCTATCAGATTCTGCCTGGTATACGCGTGGATGCAACAGTGAACTATGTGCATACCAATAGTGATAACCGTGCCAGTACAGGAGCGAAGAATGAAGATAACATCATGAAGATCTTTTTATATATGCCACGAAATGTGAGTCTTAACTCGCTGAAACAGCAATGGAGATCTGGCTATGAGGGAATTGCTCAAAACACACCTGTTGGAAATAATACGTTTACAGGACTGAACAATCCGTATTTTGTAGCATATAACAACCTGAATGGCAACACGCGTGATCGTGTGTATGGTAGTGCAAAGGTTACTTTGGAACTGCTCAAAGGATTGTCTCTGCAACTGCGCTCGGGGCTCGATTTCTACTCTGATAAGCGTACCATGAGACATGCCAACACATCGGCGTCGTACTTTAACGGCTATTATCAGGAAGATGATATAAACTTTTTGGAGACCAATAATGACTTTTTGCTGACTTACAAATTGCCGGCAGAGTTCATTCCTGAGTTTGGCATGAACGTTTCGTTTGGTGGTAACCTGATGAGTCAAACAGCACGCAGACTGGGTGTTATTGCTCCTGAACTGACCATTCCGAATGTCTATAACCTCAGCAACAATGCCAAACCACTGATTGGTGGTAATACGCTTACCCGTAAAAAGGTAAATAGCTGGTATGGCACTACGCAGTTCAGCTACAAGAATGGTTTGTTTCTCGACCTGACCGGACGATACGATTACTCCAGTGCTTTGCCTAAAGAGAACAATTCTTATTTTTATCCTTCGGCTTCGCTAAGTGCTGTGCTTACAGATTTGTTTCCTGCTATGAAGAGCAAGGCTGTTCCGTTCGTCAAACTAAGAACCAGTACTTCGATGGTGAGACGTGACCTGGAACCTTACCAGACGAGTGCCAACTATGTCATCTCTCAGGGATGGGGCGGTAGCTCTGTGGCTACGGCGAATAATAATTATCCTAACTCTAACATCAAACCGGAGAAGGTGGTGTCTTATGAGTTTGGTGGCGACTTCCGCTTTTTGGATAACAGGCTGTCGGTGGACGTAACTTACTATAATAGTACCACAACCGATTTGATTATCCCCATCACACTCAATCCTTCGGGCGGGTATGACACGAAATTGATGAACGTGGGCAAGATGACCAATAAAGGTCTTGAATTGATGGTGAATGTGACTCCTGTTCGTACAGAAGATTTCCGCTGGGATGTAACGTTCAACTTCTCAAAGAACAAAAATAAAGTGGTGAGTCTGGCCGAAGATCAAGGTATCACGCGCATTCGCCAGATAGAACGTTGGGCTTCGTTGGAACTCCGTACTTCGAACACAAAGGGAGATGGTTCGTATGGCTCTCTTTATGGTGACTACCTGATCTATAAGGATGGGCAACTGCAACTCAAAAACGGTTTGCCGATGGAAGAGAATGGTGACTGGGGTTTGTTGGGTAACGTGAATCCTGATTGGACAGGAGGTCTGGGCACAGAGCTAAAGTATAAAAACTGGTCGTTTAGTGCACTGTTGGGTATTCAGGAGGGTGGATCGGTTTACTCCAGAACATACATTGAAGGAATGCGTGCCGGTACGCTGAAAGAGTCACTTGCATTGCGTGACGAAAATGGAACAGGTACAATAGTGGCCGACGGTATTGATGTGAACACCGGACTAAAGAACACGATTGCTGTACCAGTGCGTCAGTACGTAAAAGCTTATTATGATAATGACATGATTGCTACATTTGATGCTTCATACATTAAACTTCGCGAATTGAAGTTGGGTTACAAGCTTCCTCGTAAGTGGTTAAGTGCCACACCGTTTCAGAATGTGTCACTTTCGGCTTATGGACGTAACCTGTTCTTGTGGACGGATGTGCCTAACATAGATCCTGAAGTGGCTTCGTACGATGGTCAGCTGAAAGGCATCGAAACGATGGCAACTCCATCTACCAAGAGTTTTGGTTTCAATATTAATATTACTCTATAA
- a CDS encoding RagB/SusD family nutrient uptake outer membrane protein, with product MKNRLYIWLHIAVGLLVTSCNDSFMDRQPHTEIGAESYFNTEEDLKMYCYGLMDTPAYDYVSDAGTDNQATTDNVEIKNIMTSAKPTSTTITGGWSWGRLYDINFFLKHCEKASVSPDVLAHYQGIARYYRAAFYMDKVKRYSDVPWYDKVLSTNDEDLYKARDSRDYVISKIFEDYQFAAKNVKADKVKGAIDKWIVLATMARHALYEGTYRKYHGELNLQSSAEKYLQIAVDAASEIMKNGGFSLYNTGHPENDYFTLFNSLDLTTNPEMIQAHYYDKSTASNGFWAYMFGNYIPCPTKDLVQTYLMKDGSYYSAQSDYQTKMFVEEFNNRDPRMYQTLAYPGWELVNTMTYAPGAGIYVQGLNKNFSGYHQIKGFINNKDDNYYLSIDFPVIRYAEVLLTYAEARAELGTLTMTDLNNSINLIRDRAGIPHLSLNPPVDPALQNSFPGVSSILLEIRRERRVELALEGFRFDDLMRWKAGKLLEKVPEGLYFPNLGKYDLTGDGVVDIYLIPSSQSIPAEGDKEKNSLGKNLIYYKTGSIDDPSATVYLKETTKGNIVTAKNLGTFQEPKFYYRPVPKRQVELNPKLAPQLFGWE from the coding sequence ATGAAAAATAGACTTTATATATGGTTGCATATAGCTGTTGGCTTACTGGTAACTTCTTGTAATGACTCCTTTATGGACCGTCAGCCTCATACGGAAATAGGTGCCGAAAGTTATTTCAATACTGAAGAAGATTTGAAGATGTATTGCTACGGGTTAATGGATACACCTGCTTATGATTATGTCTCTGATGCCGGAACTGACAATCAGGCTACGACCGATAATGTAGAAATTAAAAATATAATGACCTCTGCCAAGCCGACTTCCACCACCATTACCGGAGGTTGGTCATGGGGGAGGCTGTATGATATTAATTTCTTCTTGAAGCATTGTGAAAAGGCTTCTGTTTCACCAGATGTACTTGCTCACTACCAAGGTATTGCTCGCTACTATCGGGCTGCCTTTTATATGGATAAAGTAAAACGTTATTCGGATGTTCCTTGGTATGATAAAGTGTTATCAACCAATGACGAAGACCTGTACAAAGCCCGTGACAGCCGCGATTATGTAATCTCGAAGATCTTTGAAGATTATCAGTTTGCTGCCAAAAATGTGAAGGCCGATAAGGTGAAAGGTGCAATTGATAAATGGATTGTACTAGCTACAATGGCAAGACATGCTCTCTATGAAGGAACTTATCGCAAATATCATGGAGAACTAAATCTGCAAAGTAGTGCTGAAAAGTATCTGCAAATAGCAGTGGATGCCGCTTCAGAGATTATGAAAAACGGTGGTTTCAGCTTGTACAATACCGGTCATCCTGAAAATGATTATTTCACTCTGTTCAACAGTTTGGACTTAACAACTAATCCAGAGATGATTCAGGCGCATTATTATGATAAATCAACTGCCAGTAATGGATTCTGGGCATATATGTTTGGAAATTATATTCCCTGTCCTACAAAAGATTTGGTGCAGACCTATCTGATGAAAGATGGTTCATACTATTCTGCACAGTCGGACTACCAAACGAAAATGTTTGTTGAAGAGTTCAATAATCGTGATCCACGTATGTACCAAACGCTGGCTTATCCGGGATGGGAGTTGGTTAATACCATGACTTATGCACCGGGAGCGGGTATTTATGTACAGGGCTTAAATAAAAACTTTTCAGGATATCATCAGATCAAAGGCTTTATTAATAATAAAGATGATAATTATTATTTGAGTATCGATTTCCCGGTTATTCGCTATGCTGAAGTCTTGTTGACTTATGCCGAAGCTCGCGCTGAATTGGGAACTCTCACAATGACCGATTTGAATAATAGCATCAATTTGATTCGTGATAGGGCCGGGATACCTCATCTTTCTTTAAACCCTCCGGTTGATCCGGCCTTACAGAATTCTTTTCCGGGTGTCTCTTCCATTTTATTGGAAATTCGTCGTGAACGCCGTGTAGAACTTGCTTTGGAGGGCTTCCGATTTGATGATCTGATGCGCTGGAAAGCCGGTAAGTTGCTGGAGAAGGTTCCGGAAGGACTTTACTTCCCTAATCTGGGAAAATATGATCTAACAGGTGATGGAGTGGTGGATATTTACTTGATACCTTCTTCTCAAAGTATTCCTGCTGAAGGCGATAAGGAGAAGAATTCATTGGGCAAGAATCTAATCTATTATAAAACAGGGAGTATTGATGATCCGAGTGCCACTGTTTACTTGAAAGAGACGACTAAAGGGAATATTGTGACGGCTAAAAATCTAGGTACTTTTCAAGAGCCTAAATTCTATTATCGTCCGGTTCCAAAACGTCAAGTGGAGTTGAATCCGAAGCTTGCACCTCAATTGTTTGGTTGGGAGTAA
- a CDS encoding SusD/RagB family nutrient-binding outer membrane lipoprotein — MMKKYILPLLVGAAFSIVGCSDFEELNVNPNNPSTVPANLLLPGVISTAVSSMTGSESGAAGQFVQHLNYLGGNNEGFGRYNITGASFREEWNGPMRSVKDINKIISLAEKSSQPHYKAMGLICKVYVLSLMADAYGDIPYAEVGRANENGLEFPHFQSQDEVYGLMLEDLETANVLIKNMAAGIVVSNDILYNGDLTKWRKFANSLKLRILMRESAKKDVAAQVATIFNNSSDYPVFTSLADQATLVYNNTVDFYTWYIQSKNLPSDGSGVIFGDNFRVGEALADSLKSKQDPRLKVFLAPTKNSFTAHKLSEASPLVYRGQPVGLSTTEQALLNKDDYSVVGSAIRSESRAFVMSYAELLLLKSEAIVRNMIQGDAAAEYKKALDASLSKWSQISATDKTAFLAGNAASLSASKSVALMQIGTQAWIDSFLNGFEAFANWRRTGYPQLYVAPSVASKIPVRYIYSDNEQNNPNLIEWTTQKYGRMVNESDLVWFQPQVWSTPSKKTLN; from the coding sequence ATGATGAAGAAATATATACTGCCACTGTTGGTAGGTGCTGCTTTTTCAATAGTTGGATGCAGCGACTTTGAAGAACTGAATGTGAATCCCAATAATCCGTCTACTGTTCCGGCTAATCTGTTATTACCCGGAGTAATTAGTACGGCTGTCTCTTCAATGACGGGAAGCGAGAGCGGCGCTGCAGGTCAATTTGTGCAACACCTCAACTATCTGGGTGGAAACAATGAAGGTTTTGGACGTTATAACATCACAGGTGCTTCGTTCCGAGAAGAATGGAATGGGCCTATGAGAAGTGTCAAAGATATTAATAAAATAATTAGTTTGGCTGAGAAGAGCAGTCAACCTCATTACAAGGCAATGGGACTCATCTGCAAGGTGTATGTACTTTCGCTTATGGCCGATGCTTATGGCGATATACCTTATGCAGAGGTTGGAAGAGCGAATGAAAACGGATTGGAATTTCCTCATTTTCAATCGCAAGATGAAGTGTACGGATTGATGTTGGAAGATCTCGAAACAGCCAATGTACTGATTAAGAATATGGCTGCCGGAATCGTGGTGAGCAATGACATCTTGTATAACGGAGACTTGACCAAATGGCGTAAGTTTGCCAACTCACTCAAACTTCGCATACTGATGCGTGAGTCGGCTAAGAAAGATGTTGCTGCTCAGGTGGCTACCATCTTTAATAATTCAAGCGATTATCCTGTTTTCACCTCTTTGGCCGATCAAGCAACATTGGTGTACAATAACACAGTGGATTTTTACACTTGGTACATTCAATCAAAGAATCTTCCCTCGGATGGTTCAGGTGTGATCTTTGGTGATAACTTCAGGGTTGGCGAGGCGTTGGCCGATTCGCTAAAGTCGAAACAGGATCCTCGTCTGAAGGTCTTTCTGGCTCCTACTAAGAATTCATTTACAGCACACAAACTCTCTGAAGCCAGTCCGCTTGTTTATCGCGGTCAGCCTGTAGGTTTGAGCACTACGGAGCAGGCTTTGCTCAACAAAGACGACTACTCTGTAGTAGGAAGTGCCATCAGAAGTGAAAGTAGGGCTTTTGTGATGAGTTATGCCGAGTTATTGTTGCTCAAGTCCGAAGCCATTGTGCGCAACATGATACAAGGCGATGCTGCTGCTGAATATAAAAAAGCATTGGATGCTTCACTGAGCAAATGGTCGCAAATATCGGCAACGGATAAGACTGCTTTCCTTGCCGGAAACGCTGCTTCGCTGAGTGCTTCCAAATCTGTGGCATTGATGCAAATCGGTACGCAAGCGTGGATAGATAGTTTCCTGAATGGTTTTGAGGCATTCGCCAACTGGCGTCGTACGGGGTATCCGCAATTATATGTAGCCCCAAGTGTTGCGAGCAAAATACCTGTACGCTACATCTATTCGGACAATGAACAGAATAATCCGAACTTGATAGAATGGACTACTCAGAAGTATGGACGCATGGTGAATGAGTCAGACTTGGTTTGGTTTCAACCGCAAGTATGGTCCACTCCTTCAAAGAAAACTTTAAATTGA